Proteins from a single region of Chromobacterium sp. ATCC 53434:
- a CDS encoding dicarboxylate/amino acid:cation symporter gives MKLILKLLAGMAVGLLLGLYAPGPLLTLLLTFKGLFSQFIGFMIPLIIVFYIMSGIAALETGSGRMLGWTVGLAYASTVLSGALAFAAASTLLPQWLGAAAAVPAAAAKLSPLFKLEIKPLFDVMTALMLAFVFGLGIVATGAARLREIAEQGKDIVEMVLARVLVPLLPAYIACEFADMAAAGTAFATLKTFGVVLLMAIGLHWLWLAALYGASGALLGRNPLSLLRAMLPAYFTALGTMSSAATIPVALRSAGNMKVSPPVVNFVMPLCATIHLCGSTITLVSCATAVMLMSHGLEVPGWDVMLPFILLLGVTMVAAPGAPGGGVMSALGILSSVLGFPEASLALMIALYLAQDSFGTACNVAGDGVVALWVDRLSGRTKAPAGETAAQRV, from the coding sequence GTGAAATTGATCCTGAAACTGCTGGCCGGCATGGCGGTCGGCCTGCTGCTGGGCCTGTACGCGCCCGGTCCGCTGCTGACGCTGCTGCTGACCTTCAAGGGTTTGTTTAGCCAGTTCATCGGCTTCATGATCCCGTTGATCATCGTGTTCTACATCATGAGCGGCATCGCCGCGCTGGAGACCGGCTCCGGCCGCATGCTGGGCTGGACCGTCGGCCTGGCCTATGCGTCCACCGTGCTGTCAGGCGCGCTGGCTTTCGCCGCGGCGTCGACCCTGCTGCCGCAATGGCTGGGCGCGGCCGCCGCGGTGCCGGCCGCCGCGGCCAAGCTGTCCCCGCTGTTCAAGCTGGAGATCAAGCCGCTGTTCGATGTGATGACGGCGTTGATGCTGGCCTTCGTCTTCGGCCTGGGCATCGTCGCCACCGGCGCGGCGCGCTTGCGCGAGATCGCCGAGCAGGGCAAGGACATCGTCGAGATGGTGCTGGCGCGCGTGCTGGTGCCGTTGCTGCCGGCTTACATCGCCTGCGAATTCGCCGACATGGCCGCCGCCGGCACCGCCTTCGCCACGCTGAAGACTTTCGGCGTGGTGCTGCTGATGGCCATCGGCCTGCACTGGCTGTGGCTGGCCGCGCTGTACGGCGCCAGCGGCGCCTTGTTGGGCCGCAATCCGCTGTCGCTGCTGCGCGCGATGCTGCCGGCCTATTTCACCGCGCTGGGCACGATGTCGTCGGCGGCCACGATACCGGTGGCGCTGCGCTCGGCCGGCAATATGAAGGTCTCGCCGCCGGTGGTGAATTTCGTGATGCCGCTGTGCGCCACCATCCACCTGTGCGGTTCCACCATCACCCTGGTCAGCTGCGCCACCGCGGTGATGTTGATGAGCCATGGTCTGGAAGTACCGGGCTGGGACGTGATGCTGCCCTTCATCCTGTTGTTGGGCGTGACCATGGTGGCTGCGCCGGGCGCGCCCGGCGGCGGCGTGATGTCGGCGTTGGGCATCCTGTCCAGCGTGCTGGGTTTCCCGGAAGCCAGCCTGGCGCTGATGATCGCCCTCTATCTGGCCCAGGACAGCTTCGGCACCGCCTGCAATGTGGCCGGCGACGGCGTGGTCGCGCTATGGGTCGATCGCCTGTCCGGCCGGACCAAGGCGCCGGCCGGCGAAACGGCCGCGCAGCGCGTTTGA
- a CDS encoding DUF4936 family protein: MTATLYCYFKIESDHDAVRGRLAALQAELAAAGWPGQLLRRCDDADTWMEVYSDIVDREAFRAAWLPARRRRDLTMPVHEEWFQQI, translated from the coding sequence ATGACCGCCACGCTGTATTGCTATTTCAAGATCGAATCCGACCACGACGCCGTCCGCGGGCGGCTGGCGGCGCTGCAGGCCGAACTGGCCGCCGCCGGCTGGCCGGGCCAGCTGCTGCGCCGCTGCGACGACGCCGACACCTGGATGGAGGTCTATTCCGACATCGTCGACCGCGAGGCCTTCCGCGCCGCCTGGCTGCCGGCGCGGCGGCGTCGCGACTTGACGATGCCGGTTCACGAGGAATGGTTCCAACAGATATAA
- a CDS encoding prephenate dehydrogenase/arogenate dehydrogenase family protein, with translation MQQQIDTLVVAGVGLIGGSFALALKRAGRVKTVIGVGRTLANLGKALALGVVDEISQDIAAVAHRADVALLASPVGQMGALMAALAPGLRPGAVVTDGGSTKSDVAALYRQHLPGHLRWCVPAHPIAGSDLSGAAAAQYGLYENRRVVLTPLEETLPQAADTVAGLWRACGAEIHAMSAAEHDAVFASVSHLPHLLAFAYVDQVAARADAERCFDFAATGFRDFTRIAGSHPEMWTDISLANRDALLAELADYRAGLDRMAALLEAGDAAGLNRLFGEARAARTRWHQQFLRRG, from the coding sequence GTGCAGCAGCAGATAGACACGCTGGTGGTGGCGGGCGTCGGCCTGATCGGCGGCTCGTTCGCGCTGGCGCTGAAGCGCGCGGGCCGGGTGAAGACCGTGATCGGCGTCGGCCGCACGCTGGCCAATCTGGGGAAGGCGCTGGCGCTGGGCGTGGTCGACGAGATCAGCCAGGACATCGCCGCCGTCGCGCATCGCGCCGACGTGGCGCTGCTGGCGTCGCCGGTGGGCCAGATGGGCGCGTTGATGGCGGCGCTGGCGCCGGGCCTGAGGCCGGGCGCCGTGGTCACCGACGGCGGCAGCACCAAGAGCGATGTGGCGGCGCTGTACCGCCAGCACCTGCCCGGACATCTGCGCTGGTGCGTGCCGGCCCACCCGATCGCCGGTTCCGACCTGTCCGGCGCGGCCGCCGCGCAATACGGCCTGTACGAAAACCGCCGCGTGGTGCTGACGCCGCTGGAGGAGACGCTGCCTCAGGCGGCGGACACGGTGGCCGGCTTGTGGCGGGCCTGCGGCGCCGAGATCCATGCGATGAGCGCGGCCGAGCACGACGCGGTGTTCGCCAGCGTCAGCCATCTGCCGCATTTGCTGGCCTTCGCCTATGTCGACCAGGTGGCGGCTAGGGCCGACGCCGAGCGCTGTTTCGATTTCGCCGCCACCGGCTTTCGCGATTTCACCCGCATCGCCGGCAGCCATCCGGAGATGTGGACCGACATCAGCCTGGCCAACCGCGACGCGCTGCTGGCCGAACTGGCCGATTACCGCGCCGGTCTGGATCGGATGGCCGCCTTGCTGGAAGCCGGCGACGCCGCCGGCCTGAACCGGCTGTTCGGCGAGGCGCGCGCCGCGCGCACGCGCTGGCACCAGCAATTCCTCCGGAGAGGATAG
- a CDS encoding SDR family oxidoreductase produces the protein MSGKVVLITGGTRGIGAAATRLLVAAGWRVAANYHSDEASAAALKDELGEAVQLFRADASEEKAVVRLFDDAMCHYGRLDGLVNNAGVTAPMSRLEDYSAERVERVLRVNVLGPVLCCREAVRRMSTRHGGDGGAIVNVSSAASRLGSAGEYIDYAASKGAIDTLTLGLAREVAEEGIRVNAVRPGLIATDIHAASGEAGRVARLAPTVPMRRGGRPDEVAEAIVWLLSDAASFCTGSLLDVSGGR, from the coding sequence ATGAGCGGCAAAGTGGTCTTGATCACCGGCGGCACGCGCGGGATAGGCGCGGCCGCCACGCGATTGCTGGTCGCCGCCGGCTGGCGGGTGGCCGCCAACTACCATTCGGACGAGGCCAGCGCGGCCGCGCTGAAGGACGAGCTGGGGGAGGCGGTGCAGCTGTTCCGCGCCGACGCGTCCGAGGAGAAGGCCGTCGTCCGCCTGTTCGACGACGCGATGTGCCATTACGGCCGGCTGGACGGCCTGGTCAACAACGCCGGCGTCACCGCGCCGATGAGCCGGCTGGAGGACTACAGCGCCGAGCGGGTGGAGCGGGTATTGCGCGTCAATGTGCTGGGCCCGGTGCTGTGCTGCCGCGAGGCGGTGCGGCGGATGTCCACGCGCCATGGCGGCGACGGCGGCGCCATCGTCAATGTCTCGTCCGCCGCGTCGCGGCTGGGCTCCGCCGGCGAATACATCGATTACGCCGCCAGCAAGGGGGCGATCGACACGCTGACCCTGGGTCTGGCGCGCGAAGTGGCGGAAGAGGGCATACGCGTCAACGCGGTGCGCCCAGGTTTGATCGCAACCGACATCCACGCCGCCAGCGGCGAGGCGGGCAGGGTGGCCCGACTGGCGCCGACGGTGCCGATGCGGCGTGGCGGCCGGCCGGACGAGGTGGCCGAGGCCATCGTCTGGCTGCTGTCCGACGCGGCCTCGTTCTGCACCGGCAGCCTGCTCGACGTGTCGGGCGGGCGCTAG
- a CDS encoding LysR family transcriptional regulator: MELRHLRYFVAVAEELHFTRAAERLHIGQPPLSQQIQALEAELGAPLFRRHQRKVELTSAGLQLLPRARQILADSAAAAAAVRRAADGETGELRIGFTSSLPLTPILHHSLQHYRRDYPAVRLTLSEMFTAGQFDALERRQLDLGFVRFNGPAPSPLIRVEELHRDRLLAVVPSVHPLAAEKTLALNRLAGEPLIGYPRGSGSGLSDVVRQLALQNGLELRMVQEAGEAITQIGLVAAGVGIAILPSPLECVQIPAVRYVPLSDDGAYLAMGIATRRDDDSPLVANFLASVAGG; encoded by the coding sequence ATGGAGCTGCGCCACCTGCGCTATTTCGTCGCCGTCGCCGAGGAACTGCACTTCACCCGCGCCGCCGAGCGGCTGCATATCGGCCAACCGCCGCTGAGCCAGCAGATCCAGGCGCTGGAAGCGGAGCTGGGCGCGCCGCTGTTCCGCCGGCACCAGCGCAAGGTGGAGCTGACCTCCGCCGGCTTGCAACTGCTGCCGCGCGCAAGACAGATCCTGGCCGACAGCGCGGCGGCGGCCGCCGCCGTGCGCCGCGCCGCCGACGGCGAGACCGGCGAGCTGCGCATCGGCTTCACCTCCTCATTACCGCTGACGCCCATCCTGCACCACAGCTTGCAGCATTATCGTCGCGACTACCCCGCGGTCAGGCTGACGCTGAGCGAAATGTTCACCGCCGGCCAATTCGACGCGCTGGAACGCCGCCAGCTGGACCTGGGCTTCGTCCGCTTCAACGGCCCGGCGCCCAGCCCGCTGATCCGAGTGGAGGAACTGCATCGCGACCGGTTGCTGGCGGTGGTGCCCAGCGTCCATCCGCTGGCCGCGGAAAAAACGCTGGCGCTGAACCGGCTGGCCGGCGAGCCGCTGATCGGCTACCCGCGCGGATCCGGTTCCGGCCTCAGCGACGTGGTGCGCCAGCTGGCGCTGCAGAACGGCCTGGAATTGAGAATGGTGCAGGAGGCGGGCGAGGCGATCACCCAGATCGGCCTGGTGGCGGCCGGCGTCGGCATCGCCATCCTGCCCTCTCCTCTCGAATGCGTGCAGATACCGGCGGTGCGCTATGTGCCGCTGTCCGACGACGGCGCCTATCTGGCCATGGGCATCGCCACCCGCCGCGACGACGACTCGCCGCTGGTGGCCAACTTCCTGGCCAGCGTCGCCGGGGGCTAG
- a CDS encoding MFS transporter has product MSAQVPVASLSPIPAPAAPAGKLHAGTPAFRATARAMFVGGFCTFAMLYGTQPLMPLFAHDFGLTPAAASGVVSMSTGALALSLIPASLLSDRFGRRELMNAALALASLLMLSSAFVGGFGAFLLLRALFGIVLAGLPAVAMAYLSEEVDGKSLGHSMGLYIAGNALGGMCGRFLAAVLADHFGWRGAVLALALIGCAGAWLFWRSLPPSRHFQPRRHDFARMRSELAAIAGDGGLPWLFLAAFLLMGCFVSLYNYLGFRLLAPPFNLSQSLLALVFSLYVVGIWASAWVGRLSDRLGRRNVLWLMVAAMLAGLALTLADSLWLLAPGIALFTFGFFAAHSVASSWVGLRARRGRALASALYLSCYYLGSSLYGSVSGLMWGYGGWPGVALALTAGLALLLAAALWLRRLQPLPAA; this is encoded by the coding sequence GTGTCCGCCCAAGTCCCCGTCGCGTCCTTGTCCCCGATTCCCGCCCCCGCCGCGCCGGCCGGCAAGCTGCATGCCGGCACGCCGGCCTTCCGCGCCACCGCGCGCGCGATGTTCGTCGGCGGCTTCTGCACCTTCGCGATGCTGTACGGCACCCAGCCGCTGATGCCCTTGTTCGCCCACGACTTCGGCCTGACGCCGGCCGCCGCCAGCGGCGTGGTGTCGATGTCCACCGGCGCGCTGGCGCTCAGCCTGATCCCGGCCAGCCTGCTGTCCGACCGCTTCGGCCGCCGCGAACTGATGAACGCGGCGCTGGCGCTGGCGTCCTTGCTGATGCTGTCGTCGGCCTTCGTCGGCGGCTTCGGCGCCTTCCTCTTGCTGCGCGCGCTGTTCGGCATCGTGCTGGCCGGCCTGCCGGCGGTGGCGATGGCCTATCTGAGCGAGGAGGTCGACGGCAAGTCGCTGGGCCACTCGATGGGCCTCTACATCGCCGGCAACGCGCTGGGCGGCATGTGCGGCCGTTTCCTGGCCGCGGTGCTGGCCGATCACTTCGGCTGGCGCGGCGCGGTGCTGGCGCTGGCCTTGATCGGCTGCGCCGGCGCCTGGCTGTTCTGGCGCAGCTTGCCGCCGTCGCGCCATTTCCAGCCGAGGCGGCACGACTTCGCCCGGATGCGGAGCGAGCTGGCCGCGATCGCCGGCGACGGCGGCCTGCCGTGGCTGTTTCTGGCCGCCTTCCTGCTGATGGGCTGCTTCGTCAGCCTGTACAACTACCTGGGCTTCCGCCTGCTGGCGCCGCCGTTCAATCTGAGTCAGAGCCTGCTGGCGCTGGTGTTCTCGCTGTACGTGGTCGGCATCTGGGCCTCGGCCTGGGTCGGCAGGCTGTCGGACCGGCTGGGCCGCCGCAATGTGCTGTGGCTGATGGTGGCCGCGATGCTGGCCGGTCTGGCGCTGACGCTGGCCGACAGCCTGTGGCTGCTGGCGCCGGGCATCGCGCTGTTCACTTTCGGCTTCTTCGCCGCCCATTCCGTCGCCAGCAGCTGGGTCGGGCTGCGCGCGCGCCGGGGCCGGGCGCTGGCGTCGGCCTTGTATCTGAGTTGCTACTACCTCGGCTCCAGCCTGTACGGTTCGGTGTCCGGCCTGATGTGGGGCTATGGCGGCTGGCCCGGCGTCGCGCTGGCGCTGACGGCCGGCCTGGCCTTGCTGCTGGCGGCCGCGCTGTGGCTGCGCAGACTGCAGCCGCTGCCGGCGGCCTAG
- a CDS encoding glyceraldehyde 3-phosphate dehydrogenase NAD-binding domain-containing protein: MRKLKVGLNGLGRIGRTLFRINQQRQLFDLVLINDVQQDAANLAYLLKYDSIHGPLPERIGFASRRLTVGEQAIALSHCADVTAAPWLEHGIDVLIDASGDIGNPARLAAWRAFSGWTVTTHAVSHPEVSTVVFGVNEHAFDPRRQRRLATSICDAVALAPVAALLQRHFGIARGYLLTLHPWLGQQRLQDGPALTAGIDALQSHFALGRAAVGNLIPKTTSALQAADAVLPGLSQKLQALSYRVPTNIVCSAVLDVELERPTGARELDALLRQAEQRQTLPILRNGSEPLVSNDYRGSHYSAIVDQRWTAVQHQRHARLMYWYDNEWGYSSRVMDLVEAIAREATGG, encoded by the coding sequence ATGAGAAAACTGAAAGTCGGCCTGAACGGACTGGGCCGGATCGGCCGCACCCTGTTCCGCATCAACCAGCAGCGCCAGTTGTTCGACCTGGTGCTGATCAACGACGTGCAGCAGGATGCCGCCAATCTGGCCTATCTGCTGAAATACGACTCCATCCACGGCCCGCTGCCGGAGCGGATAGGCTTCGCCAGCCGGCGGCTGACCGTCGGCGAACAGGCCATCGCGCTGTCGCATTGCGCCGACGTCACCGCCGCGCCGTGGCTGGAGCACGGAATCGACGTGCTGATCGACGCCTCCGGCGACATCGGCAACCCGGCGCGGCTGGCCGCCTGGCGGGCGTTTTCCGGCTGGACCGTCACTACCCACGCGGTCTCGCACCCCGAGGTTTCCACCGTGGTGTTCGGCGTCAACGAGCACGCCTTCGATCCGCGCCGGCAGCGCCGCCTGGCCACCAGCATCTGCGACGCCGTGGCGCTGGCGCCGGTCGCCGCGCTGCTGCAACGGCATTTCGGCATCGCGCGCGGCTATCTGCTGACGCTGCATCCGTGGCTGGGCCAGCAGCGCCTGCAGGACGGACCGGCGCTGACCGCCGGCATCGACGCGCTGCAGTCGCACTTCGCGCTGGGCCGCGCCGCCGTCGGCAACCTGATCCCCAAGACCACCAGCGCGCTGCAGGCCGCCGACGCGGTGCTGCCCGGCCTGTCGCAAAAGCTGCAGGCGCTGTCCTACCGGGTGCCCACCAATATCGTCTGCTCCGCCGTGCTGGATGTGGAGCTGGAGAGGCCGACCGGCGCGCGCGAGCTGGATGCCCTGCTGCGCCAGGCCGAGCAGCGCCAGACGCTGCCGATTCTGCGCAATGGCAGCGAGCCGCTGGTATCCAACGACTACCGCGGCAGCCACTACTCCGCCATCGTCGATCAGCGCTGGACCGCCGTGCAGCATCAACGCCATGCCAGGCTGATGTACTGGTACGACAATGAATGGGGCTACAGCTCGCGGGTGATGGACCTGGTGGAGGCCATCGCGCGCGAAGCGACGGGCGGCTAG
- a CDS encoding ABC transporter substrate-binding protein, translated as MIKRLLLAAKFAFALGFAALVVAHKLHSARILIIHSYDADYSWVKEENEGLNRFFDRHPEVSLRWHYLDLKRHQDDDFRRAAAAGAVNAIARWKPDVIILLDDIAQQLVGTRYRGDARLKIVFAGVNSRPQAYGYDKADNVTGILERKPLRAVDDTLRTLWGDIGGGPDKPRSLLIGDKSFDFAAGLFEYRDYLDKWRYIRWVPPLSADTFDDWKTLVLRAPAVADFILVSDYRQLRREPGAKAFVPAAEVMGWTERNAKIPVLGLSTAATQDGAMMAVATAGYEQGWEAARMAYALTRGTPIARLPVMAGKESMVSIRQSALRRRGFEMPFIYEAFARAKDLQFD; from the coding sequence ATGATCAAGCGCCTGCTCCTCGCCGCCAAATTCGCCTTCGCGCTCGGCTTCGCCGCGCTGGTCGTCGCGCACAAGCTCCACAGCGCCCGCATCCTGATCATCCACAGCTACGACGCCGACTACAGCTGGGTCAAGGAAGAGAACGAAGGCCTGAACCGCTTCTTCGACCGGCATCCGGAAGTCTCGCTGCGCTGGCATTATCTGGACCTGAAACGCCACCAGGACGACGACTTCCGCCGCGCCGCCGCCGCCGGCGCCGTCAACGCGATCGCGCGCTGGAAGCCGGACGTGATCATTCTGCTCGACGACATCGCCCAGCAACTGGTCGGCACGCGCTACCGCGGCGACGCCCGGCTGAAGATCGTGTTCGCCGGCGTCAACAGCCGTCCGCAGGCCTACGGCTACGACAAGGCGGACAACGTCACCGGCATTCTGGAGCGCAAGCCGCTGCGCGCCGTCGACGACACGCTGCGCACGCTATGGGGCGATATCGGCGGCGGCCCGGACAAACCGCGCTCGCTGCTGATAGGAGACAAGTCGTTCGACTTCGCCGCCGGCCTGTTCGAATACCGCGACTACCTGGACAAATGGCGCTACATCCGCTGGGTGCCGCCGCTGAGCGCCGACACCTTCGACGACTGGAAGACGCTGGTGCTGCGCGCGCCCGCCGTGGCCGATTTCATCCTGGTCAGCGACTACCGCCAGCTGCGGCGCGAACCCGGCGCCAAGGCATTCGTGCCCGCGGCTGAAGTGATGGGCTGGACCGAGCGCAACGCCAAGATTCCGGTGCTGGGCCTGAGCACCGCCGCCACCCAGGACGGCGCGATGATGGCGGTGGCCACCGCCGGTTACGAGCAGGGCTGGGAAGCGGCCCGGATGGCCTATGCGCTGACGCGGGGCACGCCGATCGCCCGGCTGCCGGTAATGGCCGGCAAGGAATCGATGGTGTCCATCCGCCAGTCGGCGCTACGACGGCGCGGCTTCGAAATGCCCTTCATCTACGAAGCCTTCGCCCGCGCCAAGGATCTGCAATTCGACTAA
- a CDS encoding SLC13 family permease, with translation MPIPDDNHLSENQRAWLELAGWLTAIAMPPLAWWCALRQGTPHDGAVFIGILAGTSAMWIFKLVPAFVPALFALLAVILFDIAPASVAAAGFASNGFFMLLSVFAIGALMTKSGLTRRVSLWMLRQVPDTPGWRQAGLCLYGLALTPLIPSQLARGAIVAPFLSMLVDAGGKRRDAAAGLFASAVGGVSLAAAVCLTGKPANLLAFGLLDSQTQFAFDWLPWLCAASLAGALLLAAHFATMRLLFCYPAPPGMPDTLPQRRAGTPGPMSRTEWGALAAIGLILIGTLSAPYHRVDIPWLALAVLVALLLFGALRNEDLNQRVDWSALIFVGAILSWAPIMDITGIDGQIAASLGGLGALMKSDLPAFLALLCPACVLLRLALPELVAEILLLTLLLPLAQAAGVSQWLIGFAVLTMCEAYQFPYQSPYHLYLDGQLAAPTGYDRSLLLRYNLAMTLARALTLFVSLPFWSWLNIV, from the coding sequence ATGCCCATTCCCGACGACAATCATCTTTCTGAAAACCAGCGCGCCTGGCTGGAGCTGGCCGGCTGGCTGACGGCCATCGCCATGCCGCCGCTGGCCTGGTGGTGCGCGCTGCGGCAGGGAACGCCGCACGACGGCGCCGTCTTCATCGGCATTCTGGCCGGAACCTCGGCCATGTGGATATTCAAGCTGGTGCCGGCCTTCGTCCCGGCGCTGTTCGCGCTGCTGGCCGTCATCCTGTTCGACATCGCGCCGGCCTCGGTGGCCGCCGCCGGCTTCGCCTCCAACGGCTTTTTCATGCTGTTGAGCGTGTTCGCGATCGGCGCGCTGATGACCAAATCCGGACTGACCCGCCGCGTCTCGCTGTGGATGCTGCGCCAGGTGCCGGACACCCCGGGCTGGCGGCAGGCCGGCCTGTGCCTGTACGGCCTGGCGCTGACGCCGCTGATACCGTCGCAGTTGGCGCGCGGCGCCATCGTCGCGCCGTTCCTGTCCATGCTGGTGGACGCCGGCGGCAAGCGCCGCGACGCCGCGGCCGGCCTGTTCGCCAGCGCCGTCGGCGGCGTCAGCCTGGCGGCGGCGGTCTGCCTGACCGGCAAGCCGGCCAATCTGCTGGCATTCGGCCTGCTCGACAGCCAGACCCAGTTCGCCTTCGACTGGCTGCCGTGGCTGTGCGCGGCCTCGCTGGCCGGCGCGCTGCTGCTGGCGGCGCATTTCGCGACGATGCGGCTGCTGTTCTGCTATCCGGCGCCGCCGGGGATGCCGGATACTCTGCCGCAGCGGCGGGCCGGGACGCCGGGACCGATGAGCCGGACGGAATGGGGCGCGCTGGCCGCCATCGGCCTGATCCTGATCGGCACGCTGAGCGCGCCCTACCACAGGGTGGACATCCCGTGGCTGGCGCTGGCCGTCCTGGTGGCCCTGCTGCTGTTCGGCGCCTTGCGCAACGAAGACCTGAACCAGCGCGTGGACTGGTCGGCGCTGATCTTCGTCGGCGCCATCCTTTCCTGGGCGCCCATCATGGACATCACCGGCATAGACGGCCAGATCGCCGCCTCGCTGGGCGGCCTGGGCGCCTTGATGAAGTCCGATCTGCCCGCCTTCCTGGCCCTGCTGTGTCCGGCTTGCGTGTTGCTGCGGCTGGCGCTGCCGGAACTGGTGGCCGAAATCCTGCTGCTGACGCTGCTGCTGCCGCTGGCGCAGGCCGCCGGGGTGTCGCAATGGTTGATAGGCTTCGCCGTGCTGACCATGTGCGAGGCCTACCAGTTTCCGTACCAGTCGCCATACCACCTGTACCTGGACGGCCAGCTGGCGGCGCCGACCGGCTACGACCGCAGCCTGCTGCTGCGCTACAACCTGGCGATGACGCTGGCGCGCGCGCTGACCCTGTTCGTCTCCCTTCCCTTCTGGTCCTGGCTGAACATCGTATGA
- a CDS encoding TAXI family TRAP transporter solute-binding subunit produces the protein MARELSDTLNRLLNRLPPGRRRLLAACLLATLAAIALGFLLDVMPRRAVLRIAGSEVVSNRQFLTRMLQEEAARHGLTLRIQPALDAEQTLEQLDRHQIDLAFVQAGAPGRYRHVTQLAAIPPELVHLLTRPGIDQLAELKGRRIDLGERGKQWSDNARQLLAFAGLRADRDYLESNLPQEELMTLPAEQLPDAVATASYLPSMLADFLVRQRGYRMIDLPFPATPSSRLSWAAAAEIPAFLYGAAPAVPPRPLRTAGVNLHLLANDEVDAKAEYQLLQALYSPAMAVRMKIKFDEAQLTLPSGFPLARGAQAFLERDSPLISRENFEKAKSLGGLLASLMSALLLARRWFRGEKVELD, from the coding sequence ATGGCTCGAGAACTCTCCGATACGCTGAATCGCTTGCTCAACCGTCTGCCGCCGGGCAGGCGGCGCTTGCTCGCCGCCTGCCTGCTGGCGACGCTGGCGGCGATCGCGCTGGGTTTTCTGCTCGACGTGATGCCGCGACGCGCGGTGCTGCGCATCGCCGGCAGCGAGGTGGTCAGCAACCGGCAGTTCCTGACCCGCATGCTGCAGGAAGAAGCCGCCAGGCACGGCCTGACGCTGCGGATCCAGCCGGCGCTGGACGCCGAACAAACGCTGGAACAGCTGGACCGCCATCAGATCGACCTCGCCTTCGTCCAGGCCGGCGCGCCCGGCCGCTACCGGCACGTGACCCAACTGGCCGCCATCCCGCCGGAACTGGTGCACCTGCTGACCCGGCCCGGCATCGACCAGCTGGCCGAGCTGAAGGGCCGGCGCATCGATCTGGGCGAACGCGGCAAGCAATGGAGCGACAACGCCCGCCAGCTGCTGGCCTTCGCCGGCCTGCGCGCCGACCGCGACTACCTGGAAAGCAATCTGCCGCAGGAGGAGCTGATGACGCTGCCTGCCGAGCAATTGCCGGACGCCGTCGCCACCGCCTCCTATCTGCCGTCGATGCTGGCCGACTTCCTGGTCCGTCAGCGCGGCTACCGGATGATAGATCTGCCCTTCCCCGCCACGCCGTCCAGCCGGCTCAGCTGGGCGGCCGCGGCCGAGATCCCCGCCTTCCTCTACGGCGCGGCGCCGGCGGTGCCGCCCCGGCCGCTGCGCACCGCCGGCGTCAATCTGCATCTGCTGGCCAACGACGAGGTGGACGCCAAGGCCGAATACCAGCTGCTGCAGGCGCTGTACAGCCCGGCGATGGCGGTGCGGATGAAGATCAAGTTCGACGAGGCGCAGCTGACGCTGCCCTCCGGCTTTCCGCTGGCGCGCGGCGCCCAGGCCTTTCTCGAGCGCGACAGCCCGCTGATCTCGCGCGAGAACTTCGAGAAGGCCAAGTCGCTGGGCGGCCTGCTGGCGTCGCTGATGTCGGCGCTGCTGCTGGCGCGGCGCTGGTTCCGCGGCGAAAAGGTGGAGCTCGACTGA
- a CDS encoding substrate-binding domain-containing protein: protein MRRLGPVSRWWALPLALALLAALALAARPWRLRPAPVSLVIAGSSQLQALLRDLADDYDPGGGIVVEGGGSIAGLVAAQRGVVDLAAVSQTLPEWRDDMQSHYHLLARNSIAFVVNRASPLRALSQRQLRDVLTGRIANWRQLDGRDAPIRLLGRREPSPTRQFVVETVLAGREPSWRAETLDSAAQMTAEVARDPLALGYLSLQEAGVGARLTLLTIDGVPFSRATILSGRYPYAQDLYLVSRDDAALGVGPLLAWLKSPPAQEAIERHQLISVY, encoded by the coding sequence ATGAGGCGGCTCGGCCCGGTCTCGCGATGGTGGGCCTTGCCGTTGGCGCTGGCGCTGTTGGCCGCGCTGGCGCTGGCCGCGCGCCCGTGGCGGCTGCGGCCGGCCCCGGTATCGCTGGTGATCGCCGGCTCCAGCCAGTTGCAGGCGCTGCTGCGCGACCTGGCCGACGACTACGACCCCGGCGGCGGCATCGTGGTCGAGGGCGGCGGTTCCATCGCCGGCCTGGTGGCGGCGCAGCGCGGCGTGGTGGACCTGGCCGCGGTGAGCCAAACGCTGCCGGAATGGCGCGATGACATGCAGAGCCACTACCACCTGCTGGCCCGCAACAGCATCGCCTTCGTCGTCAACCGGGCCTCGCCGCTGCGCGCCCTGTCACAGCGCCAGCTGCGCGACGTCCTGACCGGCAGGATAGCCAACTGGCGACAGCTGGACGGCCGCGACGCGCCGATCCGGCTGCTGGGCCGGCGCGAGCCGTCGCCGACGCGCCAGTTCGTCGTGGAAACGGTGCTGGCGGGCCGCGAGCCGAGCTGGCGGGCCGAAACGCTGGACAGCGCGGCGCAGATGACGGCGGAAGTGGCGCGCGATCCGCTGGCGCTGGGCTATCTGTCGCTGCAGGAGGCTGGCGTCGGCGCGCGGCTGACGCTGCTGACCATCGATGGCGTGCCGTTCTCGCGCGCCACCATCTTGTCCGGCCGCTACCCCTATGCGCAGGACTTGTACCTGGTCAGCCGCGACGACGCCGCGCTCGGCGTGGGCCCGCTGCTAGCCTGGCTGAAAAGCCCGCCGGCGCAGGAGGCGATAGAACGCCACCAGTTGATTTCCGTTTACTGA